One genomic region from Pseudomonas sp. R5-89-07 encodes:
- the hflK gene encoding FtsH protease activity modulator HflK, translated as MAWNEPGGNSNNQDPWGGKRRNNGDRKGPPDLDEAFRKLQESLNGLFGGGKKRGGDEGGRTSKGGGYGLLGLGLVVLAAVWLYSAVYVVDEQEQAVVLRFGKYYETVGPGLNIYFPPIDKKYMENVTRERAYTKQGQMLTEDENIVEVPLTVQYKISNLQDFVLNVDQPEISLQHATESALRHVVGSTAMDQVLTEGRELMASEIKERLQRFLDTYRTGITVTQVNVQSAAAPREVQEAFDDVIRAREDEQRSRNQAETYANGVVPEARGQAQRILEDANGYRDEVVSRAKGEADRFTKLVAEYRKAPEVTRERLYLDTMQEVFSNTSKVLVTGSKGGQNNLLYLPLDKMIEGGRSGASAPSTGSNAAANEASARAAADLLQQQARTRESR; from the coding sequence ATGGCTTGGAATGAGCCGGGTGGCAACTCGAATAATCAGGATCCTTGGGGTGGTAAGCGCCGCAATAACGGCGACCGCAAGGGGCCGCCGGATCTCGACGAGGCCTTCCGAAAGCTGCAGGAAAGCCTGAATGGGTTGTTCGGTGGTGGTAAAAAACGCGGTGGTGACGAGGGTGGTCGCACAAGCAAGGGCGGCGGCTATGGCTTGCTGGGCCTGGGCCTTGTCGTGCTCGCGGCCGTCTGGCTGTACAGCGCGGTCTACGTGGTGGACGAGCAGGAGCAAGCCGTGGTGCTGCGCTTCGGCAAGTACTACGAGACTGTCGGGCCGGGCCTGAACATCTACTTCCCGCCGATCGACAAGAAGTACATGGAGAACGTCACGCGTGAGCGTGCCTACACCAAGCAGGGCCAGATGCTCACCGAAGACGAGAACATCGTCGAGGTGCCGCTGACCGTGCAGTACAAGATCAGCAACCTGCAGGACTTCGTGCTGAACGTCGATCAGCCGGAAATCAGCCTGCAACACGCAACCGAAAGTGCCCTGCGCCACGTGGTAGGTTCTACCGCCATGGACCAGGTACTGACCGAAGGGCGTGAACTGATGGCCAGCGAAATCAAGGAGCGCCTGCAACGGTTCCTTGATACCTATCGCACCGGTATTACCGTCACTCAGGTCAACGTACAGAGCGCTGCTGCCCCGCGTGAAGTGCAGGAAGCCTTTGATGACGTGATCCGTGCCCGTGAAGACGAGCAGCGCTCGCGCAACCAGGCTGAAACCTACGCCAACGGCGTGGTGCCGGAAGCCCGTGGTCAGGCCCAGCGCATCCTTGAAGATGCCAACGGTTACCGCGACGAAGTGGTCTCCCGCGCCAAGGGTGAGGCAGATCGCTTTACCAAACTGGTTGCCGAGTACCGCAAGGCCCCTGAGGTGACCCGTGAGCGTCTGTACCTGGACACCATGCAGGAAGTCTTCAGCAACACCAGCAAGGTTCTCGTGACCGGTAGCAAGGGTGGGCAGAACAACCTGCTGTACCTGCCGCTGGACAAGATGATCGAAGGTGGTCGTAGCGGCGCCAGCGCGCCGTCCACCGGTTCGAATGCCGCTGCCAATGAAGCGAGCGCCCGTGCGGCCGCTGACTTGCTGCAACAGCAAGCACGTACCAGGGAGAGTCGTTGA
- the hflX gene encoding ribosome rescue GTPase HflX has translation MFFERHGGGERVILVHLDGQDPEAREDPQEFQELANSAGAETVAFFNVPRHRPTAKYLIGSGKVEELRDLVHAEEADLVIFNHTLTPSQERNLERVFECRVIDRTGLILDIFAQRARTHEGKLQVELAQLDHMSTRLVRGWTHLERQGGGIGMRGPGETQLETDRRLLRVRLRQIKGRLEKVRSQREQSRRGRSRADIPTVSLVGYTNAGKSTLFNNVTKSDVYAADQLFATLDPTLRRLDIGDLGPIVLADTVGFIRHLPHKLVEAFRSTLEESSNSDLLLHVIDAAEPDRLLQIEQVMVVLGEIGAQDLPILEVYNKLDLLEGVEPQIQRDENGKPQRVWLSARDGSGLELLEQAIAELLGSDLFVGTLRLPQRFARLRAQFFELGAVQKEEHDEEGVSLLDVRLPRSELNRLVSREGVVPAEFIEQHTLQ, from the coding sequence TTGTTCTTTGAGCGCCACGGTGGTGGTGAGCGAGTAATCCTCGTTCACTTGGATGGACAGGACCCTGAGGCGCGCGAAGATCCGCAGGAGTTTCAGGAGTTGGCAAATTCGGCCGGCGCCGAGACCGTCGCGTTTTTTAACGTGCCGCGTCATCGGCCAACCGCCAAATACCTGATTGGCAGCGGCAAGGTCGAGGAACTGCGCGACCTGGTCCACGCTGAAGAAGCCGATCTGGTGATCTTCAATCACACCCTCACGCCCAGTCAGGAACGTAACCTCGAACGTGTTTTCGAGTGTCGCGTGATCGACCGCACCGGTCTGATTCTGGATATTTTCGCCCAACGCGCGCGTACCCATGAAGGCAAGCTCCAGGTTGAACTGGCCCAGCTTGACCATATGAGTACCCGGCTGGTACGTGGCTGGACTCACCTTGAGCGTCAAGGTGGCGGTATCGGCATGCGTGGCCCGGGTGAAACCCAGCTCGAAACCGACCGACGTCTGCTGCGGGTCCGCCTGCGCCAGATCAAGGGTCGCCTCGAAAAAGTGCGCAGCCAGCGCGAGCAATCGCGACGTGGCCGTTCCCGTGCGGATATCCCTACCGTGTCCCTGGTGGGCTACACCAACGCCGGCAAGTCCACACTCTTCAACAACGTGACGAAATCGGACGTGTACGCGGCAGACCAACTGTTCGCCACGCTCGACCCGACCCTGCGCCGCCTGGATATCGGCGACCTGGGGCCGATCGTCCTGGCCGATACCGTGGGTTTCATCCGGCATCTGCCGCACAAGCTGGTCGAGGCATTTCGGTCTACGCTCGAAGAGTCGAGCAATTCCGACCTGCTGTTGCACGTGATCGATGCGGCCGAACCGGATCGCCTGCTGCAGATCGAGCAGGTGATGGTGGTGCTGGGCGAGATTGGTGCACAAGACTTGCCGATCCTGGAGGTCTATAACAAACTCGATTTGCTTGAAGGCGTAGAGCCGCAAATCCAGCGTGACGAGAACGGCAAGCCCCAGCGGGTCTGGCTGTCGGCGCGCGATGGCAGTGGTCTGGAGCTACTTGAACAGGCCATTGCCGAATTGCTCGGCAGCGATTTGTTCGTGGGCACCTTGCGCTTGCCGCAGCGTTTTGCTCGACTGCGTGCACAGTTTTTCGAGCTGGGTGCGGTACAGAAAGAAGAACACGACGAAGAAGGTGTCAGCTTGCTGGACGTTCGATTGCCACGCTCGGAGCTCAATCGACTGGTCAGTCGCGAGGGTGTTGTACCGGCAGAGTTCATCGAGCAACACACTTTGCAATAA
- the miaA gene encoding tRNA (adenosine(37)-N6)-dimethylallyltransferase MiaA produces MSALPPAIFLMGPTAAGKTDLAIELTRVLPCELISVDSALVYRDMDIGTAKPSKEVLAQHPHRLIDIIDPAESYSAADFRTDALAAMAEITARGNIPLLVGGTMLYYKALQEGLADMPPADAQVRAELEDQAARLGWQALHDQLAAIDPVSAARIHPNDPQRLTRALEVWRVSGQTMTEHRLKQTAQSADAGASGQSQLPYTVANLAIAPANRQVLHERIAQRFTIMLEQGFVEEVVALRSRGDLHPGLPSIRAVGYRQVWDHLDGKLTSAEMQERGIIATRQLAKRQFTWLRSWSDLHWLDSLDSDNLSRALKYLGTVSILS; encoded by the coding sequence ATGAGTGCCTTGCCCCCCGCAATCTTCCTGATGGGCCCGACGGCCGCCGGCAAGACCGACCTGGCCATCGAGCTGACCAGGGTCTTGCCATGCGAGCTGATCAGTGTCGATTCTGCCCTGGTTTACCGGGACATGGACATCGGCACCGCCAAGCCTTCGAAAGAGGTATTGGCCCAGCATCCCCATCGTTTGATCGACATTATCGATCCCGCCGAGAGCTATTCGGCAGCAGATTTCCGTACCGACGCCCTGGCCGCCATGGCCGAAATCACTGCGCGGGGCAACATACCGCTGCTGGTCGGCGGCACGATGCTTTACTACAAGGCGTTGCAGGAGGGCCTGGCGGATATGCCGCCTGCTGACGCCCAGGTGCGCGCCGAGCTTGAAGATCAAGCGGCACGCCTTGGCTGGCAAGCCCTGCACGACCAACTGGCGGCGATAGACCCGGTGTCCGCGGCGCGCATCCACCCCAATGACCCCCAGCGCCTTACCCGCGCACTGGAAGTCTGGCGTGTCAGCGGCCAGACCATGACTGAACACAGGCTGAAACAAACTGCGCAAAGTGCTGATGCAGGCGCATCTGGTCAGTCACAATTGCCCTATACTGTGGCGAATCTGGCCATCGCTCCGGCAAACCGCCAGGTGCTGCATGAACGAATTGCACAAAGATTCACAATTATGTTGGAACAGGGGTTTGTGGAGGAGGTCGTAGCACTGCGTTCCAGAGGTGATCTGCACCCAGGATTGCCTTCGATACGTGCTGTAGGCTACCGCCAAGTCTGGGATCATCTGGATGGCAAGCTGACGTCAGCCGAAATGCAGGAGCGCGGCATCATTGCCACGCGCCAATTGGCGAAGCGCCAGTTCACCTGGCTGCGCAGCTGGAGCGATTTGCACTGGTTGGACAGCCTGGACAGCGACAATCTGTCACGCGCCTTGAAATACTTGGGAACGGTCTCCATATTGAGCTGA
- a CDS encoding ATP phosphoribosyltransferase regulatory subunit: MATVDRWLLPDGIEEVLPPEAARIEVARRQVLDLFQSWGYEFVVTPHIEYLESLLTGAGQDLDLRTFKVIDPQSGRQMGFRADITPQVARIDAHTLRREGPSRLCYAGSVLHAQPRALSSSRSPIQLGAELYGDASPSSDVEVISLMLAMLQLADVPDVHMDLGHVGIYRGLARAAGLSGEVEQQLFDALQRKAIDEVIALTAGVPAELADMLRALVNLCGGREVLVAARERLANAPAPVLAALDDVLAIAEQLSARFPELPLYFDLGELRGYHYHTGVVFAVFVPGVGQAIAQGGRYDDIGADFGRARPATGFSTDLKTLVTLGRAEVELPSGGIWMPDSTDAALWQQVCQLRSEGQRVVQALPGQPLAAAREADCDRQLIQQNGLWQVSPLAS, from the coding sequence ATGGCAACGGTAGACCGCTGGCTGCTGCCAGATGGCATCGAAGAAGTACTGCCACCAGAGGCTGCGCGCATTGAAGTAGCGCGTCGCCAGGTGTTGGATCTGTTCCAGAGCTGGGGTTACGAGTTTGTCGTGACCCCCCATATCGAGTACCTGGAATCCCTGCTGACCGGCGCGGGCCAGGACCTGGATCTGCGCACCTTCAAGGTCATCGACCCGCAATCGGGCCGGCAAATGGGTTTCCGGGCCGACATCACGCCGCAGGTGGCGCGTATCGATGCGCACACCCTGCGCCGCGAAGGCCCGAGTCGCCTGTGCTACGCCGGCAGCGTGCTGCATGCCCAGCCGCGTGCCTTGTCCTCTTCCCGTAGCCCGATCCAGTTGGGCGCCGAGTTGTATGGCGATGCGAGCCCGAGCAGCGACGTTGAAGTGATCAGCCTGATGCTGGCGATGTTGCAACTGGCTGACGTGCCGGACGTACACATGGACCTTGGCCACGTCGGTATCTACCGTGGCCTGGCCCGTGCGGCCGGCTTGTCCGGTGAAGTTGAGCAACAGTTGTTCGATGCCCTGCAACGCAAGGCCATCGATGAAGTCATCGCCCTGACCGCCGGCGTGCCAGCTGAACTGGCCGACATGCTGCGGGCGCTGGTCAACCTGTGCGGTGGCCGTGAAGTGCTGGTGGCTGCACGTGAGCGTCTGGCCAATGCGCCAGCACCGGTGCTGGCTGCGCTGGACGATGTGCTGGCGATTGCCGAGCAACTGTCGGCGCGCTTCCCGGAGCTGCCGCTGTACTTTGACCTGGGCGAGTTGCGCGGCTACCACTACCACACCGGTGTGGTGTTCGCGGTGTTCGTACCGGGTGTTGGCCAGGCCATCGCCCAAGGCGGTCGCTATGACGATATCGGCGCCGACTTCGGTCGCGCCCGTCCGGCGACCGGCTTTTCCACCGATTTGAAAACCCTGGTGACCCTGGGGCGTGCTGAGGTCGAGCTGCCGTCTGGTGGCATATGGATGCCCGACAGTACGGACGCGGCACTCTGGCAGCAGGTTTGCCAGTTGCGCAGTGAGGGTCAGCGTGTCGTCCAGGCCTTGCCTGGGCAGCCATTGGCCGCCGCCCGTGAAGCGGACTGCGACCGGCAATTGATTCAGCAGAACGGGCTTTGGCAAGTATCGCCACTGGCTTCTTGA
- a CDS encoding methyl-accepting chemotaxis protein, with protein sequence MSAVLSLLQSRLLRPVFVTLGIALLVQVLVAVALTRSTVTALEADLGNRLGVDSQKLSGELAQAGKEVTSSLDSLSSSTRQRLTAGLSTRLQGEQKQLRATLEKDLQDSANDMAQLLASVAPRAMWDSDVPTLSEFARRAQRNPNVLFVVYDDAAGEHLTRYLNRENPINQALLAKGAGERALDKVLDAAKADPSVYYVEASISPNGVEIGKVRMGVSTASVEADLQALDKRFAALIASGDQLVGDSLKGAAADSAAAMGARLQSAQATATQMTANTTSAVQEAAGTLRWRIGMGLALVGLGVLLLIAIVLGRRVVNRLKLLIAAMDDLAAGEGDLTKRVQISSKDEIGDMASAVNRFVDKLQPIVREAGDVAQRTGVEIGAMTLRNAGADAAAGLQRDEVAESLRALSQMADEAQAESHAMQAALQQVVDIRQATDENSRTSAEVGSLIEALAGQVQAGSQVIERLAQQSEQIEVVLTVIHGIAEQTNLLALNAAIEAARAGETGRGFAVVADEVRALASKTQSSTGDIQAHIVALQQGAREAVETIGKAGRQASEGLLVLRDSVRLQQTVQASVEQVHAAIGLATRAAEHQAQGAHAVRGRVEVIHAQAERAAQAVVETTASGKVLDGLAAQLKASLGQFRA encoded by the coding sequence GTGTCTGCCGTTCTCTCGTTGTTACAAAGCCGTCTGTTGCGGCCGGTGTTCGTTACCCTCGGTATCGCTCTTTTGGTGCAAGTGCTGGTGGCCGTCGCGCTGACGCGGAGCACCGTCACCGCCCTGGAGGCCGATTTGGGTAACCGCCTGGGCGTTGATAGCCAGAAGTTGTCCGGCGAATTGGCCCAGGCCGGCAAGGAAGTCACGTCGAGCCTGGATAGTTTGTCCTCCAGTACTCGTCAGCGTCTTACCGCTGGGCTTTCCACCCGTCTTCAGGGGGAGCAGAAGCAGTTGCGTGCGACTCTGGAGAAGGACTTGCAGGACTCAGCCAATGACATGGCGCAGTTGCTGGCGTCGGTGGCGCCGCGTGCCATGTGGGACAGCGACGTGCCGACATTGTCCGAATTTGCCCGGCGTGCGCAGCGCAATCCCAACGTGTTGTTCGTGGTCTATGACGACGCGGCGGGCGAGCACCTGACCCGTTACTTGAACCGTGAAAACCCGATCAACCAGGCCTTGTTGGCAAAAGGCGCGGGGGAGCGGGCTCTGGATAAGGTGCTCGACGCGGCCAAGGCTGATCCTTCGGTGTATTACGTCGAAGCATCGATCAGCCCCAACGGCGTGGAGATCGGCAAGGTTCGCATGGGGGTTTCCACCGCTTCGGTTGAAGCTGACCTGCAGGCACTGGACAAGCGTTTCGCCGCGTTGATCGCCAGCGGTGATCAACTGGTCGGCGACAGCCTCAAAGGCGCAGCGGCCGATAGCGCTGCCGCCATGGGCGCGCGCCTGCAGTCAGCGCAAGCCACTGCCACCCAGATGACCGCCAACACCACCAGCGCGGTTCAGGAGGCTGCCGGCACCTTGCGCTGGCGGATCGGCATGGGCCTGGCGCTGGTGGGTCTTGGTGTATTGCTGCTGATCGCCATCGTGCTCGGTCGCCGCGTGGTCAACCGCCTGAAACTGTTGATCGCCGCCATGGATGATCTGGCGGCGGGTGAGGGCGACCTCACCAAGCGCGTGCAAATCAGCAGCAAGGACGAAATCGGCGACATGGCTTCGGCGGTCAATCGTTTTGTGGATAAGTTGCAGCCCATCGTGCGCGAGGCGGGAGACGTCGCCCAGCGCACCGGTGTGGAAATCGGCGCGATGACCTTGCGCAATGCGGGTGCCGATGCGGCGGCCGGGTTGCAGCGTGATGAGGTGGCAGAGAGTCTGCGTGCCTTGTCGCAAATGGCTGATGAGGCCCAGGCCGAAAGCCATGCCATGCAGGCGGCGCTGCAGCAGGTGGTGGATATTCGCCAGGCGACGGATGAAAACTCACGCACCTCGGCCGAAGTCGGCAGTTTGATCGAGGCGCTGGCCGGGCAAGTGCAGGCGGGGTCGCAGGTTATCGAGCGCCTGGCTCAACAGAGCGAGCAGATCGAAGTGGTACTGACGGTGATCCACGGTATCGCCGAGCAAACCAACCTGCTTGCCCTGAACGCGGCCATCGAAGCGGCGCGTGCCGGTGAAACGGGACGCGGGTTTGCGGTGGTGGCGGACGAGGTACGTGCGCTGGCCAGCAAAACCCAAAGCTCCACCGGTGACATCCAGGCGCATATCGTGGCGTTGCAGCAGGGCGCGCGTGAGGCGGTAGAAACCATCGGCAAGGCCGGGCGCCAGGCCAGTGAAGGGCTGCTGGTGCTGCGCGACAGCGTGCGCCTGCAACAGACGGTGCAGGCGTCGGTGGAGCAAGTGCACGCGGCGATCGGCCTGGCGACCCGCGCGGCCGAGCATCAGGCTCAGGGCGCGCATGCGGTGCGTGGGCGGGTCGAGGTGATCCATGCCCAGGCCGAGCGTGCGGCGCAGGCGGTGGTGGAAACCACGGCCAGTGGCAAGGTGCTGGATGGGTTGGCGGCGCAGTTGAAGGCGAGTCTGGGGCAGTTTCGGGCTTAG
- the hfq gene encoding RNA chaperone Hfq produces MSKGHSLQDPYLNTLRKEKVGVSIYLVNGIKLQGTIESFDQFVILLKNTVSQMVYKHAISTVVPVRPIRLPSAAGDEAADAEPGNA; encoded by the coding sequence ATGTCAAAAGGGCATTCGCTACAAGACCCTTACTTGAATACCTTACGTAAAGAGAAAGTGGGGGTTTCCATCTATCTGGTCAACGGTATCAAGTTGCAAGGTACGATCGAGTCGTTCGACCAGTTCGTAATCCTGTTGAAAAACACCGTCAGCCAGATGGTTTACAAACACGCTATCTCGACAGTCGTCCCTGTTCGTCCAATCCGTCTGCCTAGTGCAGCAGGTGATGAAGCAGCTGACGCTGAGCCAGGTAACGCCTGA
- the hflC gene encoding protease modulator HflC — protein sequence MSNKSLTALIVGVVVVIAAWNCFYIVAQTERAVLLQFGRVVQADVQPGLHVKVPYVNQVRKFDARLMTLDAPTQRFLTLEKKAVMVDAYAKWRVKDAERFYTATSGLKQIADERLSRRLESGLRDQFGKRTLHEVVSGERDALMADITRSLNTMAEKELGIEVVDVRVKAIDLPKEVNRSVFERMSTEREREAREHRAKGNELAEGIRADADRQRRVLLAEAYRESEEARGDGDAQAAAIYAKAYGQDQEFYAFYRSLRAYRESFANKTDVLVLDPSSDFFRYLEKSK from the coding sequence ATGAGCAATAAATCGCTGACCGCCCTGATTGTGGGCGTCGTCGTGGTCATCGCTGCCTGGAACTGCTTCTACATCGTGGCTCAGACCGAGCGTGCGGTGCTGCTGCAATTCGGTCGCGTGGTCCAGGCGGATGTCCAGCCGGGCCTGCACGTGAAAGTCCCCTACGTCAACCAGGTGCGCAAGTTCGACGCCCGCCTGATGACCCTGGATGCACCGACACAGCGCTTCCTGACCTTGGAAAAGAAAGCCGTGATGGTTGACGCCTACGCCAAGTGGCGCGTCAAGGATGCCGAGCGCTTCTACACCGCGACTTCCGGCCTCAAGCAGATTGCCGACGAGCGTTTGTCGCGCCGTCTGGAATCGGGCCTGCGTGACCAGTTTGGTAAGCGCACCCTGCACGAGGTGGTATCGGGTGAACGTGACGCGCTGATGGCTGACATCACCCGTTCGCTGAACACCATGGCCGAGAAAGAGCTGGGTATCGAAGTGGTCGATGTCCGGGTCAAGGCTATCGACCTTCCGAAGGAAGTGAACCGCAGCGTGTTCGAGCGCATGAGCACCGAGCGTGAGCGTGAAGCCCGTGAGCACCGCGCCAAGGGTAACGAGCTGGCCGAAGGTATCCGTGCGGATGCCGATCGTCAGCGCCGTGTACTGCTGGCCGAAGCCTATCGCGAGTCTGAAGAGGCCCGTGGTGATGGTGATGCTCAAGCCGCGGCGATCTACGCCAAGGCTTACGGCCAGGACCAGGAGTTCTACGCGTTCTACCGTAGCCTGCGTGCCTACCGTGAAAGCTTCGCGAACAAGACTGACGTGCTGGTGCTGGACCCAAGCAGCGACTTCTTCCGCTACCTGGAAAAGTCCAAGTAA
- a CDS encoding iron ABC transporter permease, with translation MTPSLSAAGFRPRRKRPSIWLLLPVLLLVGLSLLPLAYVGLKTWQAGWAQAVHLLWRPYVFGLLRNTLALMVGVTVVCGVVGLSLAWLLERSNLPGRRLWGVILCLPFAVPAFVSSFTWVSLSANFEGLGGAILVMSLSKYPLVFLPVAATLRNLDPALEESARTLGLNRWGVFRRITLPLLWPSLVAGALLIALHMLVEFGALSIIGLQTFTTAIYQQFELEFSNANAAMLSAVLLAMCLTLLWLELRMRGKGRHVRIGQGAARHAEQVKLGKWAPLGQLYCLTLAIIGSGIPLGMLGYWLAVGSSAAFPVAEISEALLSSLALSLGGAALCLVLAVPVGLLVVRYKGRLAIWAERLPYLLHALPGLVIALTLVYFALHYVPVLYQTSALLLIAYALLFLPLAQAPIRTALNKAAPQLEEAARTLGASSFSAFCRVTLPIIFPALGAAFALVFLDAMKELTATLLLSPTGLNTLATAVWAHTSNVEFAAAAPYAALLILVSGLPVYLLTTRMYLSR, from the coding sequence ATGACCCCATCGCTCAGCGCCGCAGGTTTTCGTCCCCGGCGCAAACGCCCTTCCATCTGGCTACTGCTGCCGGTGCTGTTGCTGGTTGGTCTGAGCCTGTTGCCACTGGCCTATGTCGGGCTCAAGACCTGGCAAGCCGGCTGGGCGCAGGCGGTGCATCTGCTGTGGCGGCCTTATGTCTTCGGGCTACTGCGCAACACCTTGGCGCTGATGGTCGGCGTGACGGTGGTGTGTGGCGTGGTCGGCTTGTCCCTGGCCTGGTTGTTGGAGCGCAGCAATCTGCCTGGGCGCCGCCTTTGGGGGGTGATCCTGTGCCTGCCGTTTGCGGTGCCGGCGTTTGTCAGCAGCTTCACCTGGGTGTCGCTGAGCGCCAACTTCGAAGGCCTTGGCGGCGCGATCCTGGTGATGAGCCTGTCCAAATATCCGCTGGTATTCCTGCCGGTGGCCGCGACGCTGCGCAATCTTGATCCCGCCCTGGAAGAATCGGCGCGCACCCTGGGGCTGAATCGCTGGGGCGTGTTTCGGCGCATTACCTTGCCGCTGCTGTGGCCCTCGCTGGTGGCCGGCGCCCTGCTGATTGCGCTGCACATGCTGGTGGAGTTCGGCGCTCTGTCGATCATCGGCCTGCAGACTTTTACCACCGCGATCTATCAGCAATTCGAGCTGGAATTCAGCAACGCCAATGCGGCGATGCTCTCGGCGGTGCTGTTGGCGATGTGCCTGACCTTGTTGTGGCTGGAGCTGCGCATGCGCGGCAAGGGCCGCCATGTGCGCATCGGCCAGGGCGCGGCGCGGCACGCCGAACAGGTGAAGCTGGGCAAGTGGGCGCCGCTTGGCCAACTCTATTGCCTGACGCTGGCGATCATTGGCAGCGGCATTCCGCTGGGGATGCTCGGCTACTGGCTGGCCGTGGGTTCGTCGGCGGCATTTCCAGTGGCCGAGATCAGTGAAGCGTTGTTATCGTCCCTGGCGCTTTCCCTGGGTGGCGCAGCGTTGTGCCTGGTGCTGGCCGTGCCGGTCGGCTTGCTGGTGGTGCGCTATAAAGGCCGACTGGCGATCTGGGCTGAACGCCTGCCGTACCTGCTGCACGCCCTGCCCGGCCTGGTGATTGCGCTGACGCTGGTGTATTTCGCATTGCATTATGTGCCGGTGCTGTATCAGACCTCGGCACTGTTGCTGATCGCCTATGCGCTGTTGTTTCTGCCGCTGGCCCAGGCACCGATTCGCACCGCGTTGAACAAGGCCGCGCCCCAGCTGGAAGAAGCGGCGCGCACGCTCGGAGCATCGTCATTCAGTGCGTTTTGCCGGGTGACACTGCCGATTATCTTCCCGGCACTGGGCGCGGCGTTTGCGCTGGTGTTTCTGGATGCGATGAAGGAATTGACGGCGACCTTGCTGCTCAGTCCGACCGGGCTGAATACCTTGGCCACCGCCGTGTGGGCGCATACTTCGAATGTGGAGTTTGCGGCGGCGGCGCCTTATGCGGCGTTGTTGATTCTGGTGTCGGGGTTGCCGGTTTATCTGCTGACGACTCGGATGTATTTGAGTCGCTGA
- a CDS encoding adenylosuccinate synthase, with translation MGKNVVVLGTQWGDEGKGKIVDLLTEHAAAVVRYQGGHNAGHTLVIDGEKTVLHLIPSGVLREGVQCLIGNGVVVAPDALLREITKLEEKGVPVRERLRISPSCPLILSFHVALDQAREKARGELKIGTTGRGIGPAYEDKVARRGLRVGDLLNMPRFEDKLRELVEYHNFMLVGYYKEPAIEFEKTLAECKEYAELLKPLMLDVTAELHDLRRAGKDIMFEGAQGSLLDIDHGTYPYVTSSNTTAGGVATGSGVGPMFLDYILGITKAYTTRVGSGPFPTELFDEVGAHLAKQGHEFGATTGRARRCGWFDAVILRRAIDVNSISGICLTKLDVLDGLEAINICIGYKDAEGNDVAPTDADSYVGLQPVYEEVPGWTESTVGAKTLEELPANARAYIKRVEQLIGAPIDIISTGPDRNETIVLRHPFA, from the coding sequence ATGGGTAAGAATGTCGTAGTCCTGGGCACCCAGTGGGGTGATGAGGGCAAAGGCAAGATCGTTGATCTGCTGACCGAACATGCTGCCGCCGTAGTGCGCTACCAGGGTGGCCACAACGCGGGCCACACCCTGGTCATCGATGGCGAAAAAACCGTCTTGCACCTGATCCCTTCGGGCGTTCTGCGCGAAGGCGTGCAGTGCCTGATCGGCAACGGCGTGGTGGTTGCACCGGACGCCCTGTTGCGCGAGATCACCAAGCTGGAAGAGAAAGGCGTACCGGTGCGTGAGCGCCTGCGTATCAGCCCTTCCTGCCCGCTGATCCTGTCCTTCCACGTAGCGCTGGACCAGGCCCGTGAAAAGGCCCGTGGCGAGCTGAAGATCGGCACCACCGGTCGCGGCATCGGCCCGGCCTACGAAGACAAGGTGGCGCGTCGTGGCCTGCGTGTGGGCGACCTGCTCAACATGCCGCGCTTTGAAGACAAGCTGCGTGAACTGGTGGAATACCACAACTTCATGCTGGTGGGTTATTACAAAGAGCCTGCCATCGAGTTCGAAAAGACCCTGGCCGAGTGCAAGGAATACGCTGAGCTGCTCAAGCCGCTGATGCTGGACGTGACCGCCGAGCTGCACGACCTGCGCCGCGCCGGCAAGGACATCATGTTCGAAGGCGCCCAGGGTTCGTTGCTCGACATCGACCACGGCACCTACCCGTACGTGACCAGCTCCAACACCACCGCTGGCGGCGTTGCCACCGGTTCAGGCGTTGGCCCGATGTTCCTGGACTACATCCTGGGCATCACCAAGGCTTACACCACGCGTGTAGGTTCTGGCCCGTTCCCGACAGAGCTGTTCGACGAAGTCGGCGCCCACCTGGCCAAGCAAGGTCACGAGTTCGGCGCAACCACCGGCCGTGCCCGTCGTTGCGGCTGGTTCGACGCCGTTATCCTGCGTCGTGCTATCGATGTGAACAGCATCTCGGGCATCTGCCTGACCAAGCTGGACGTACTCGACGGCCTGGAAGCCATCAACATCTGCATCGGTTACAAGGATGCAGAGGGCAACGACGTGGCGCCAACCGACGCAGACAGCTACGTGGGCCTGCAGCCTGTGTACGAAGAAGTGCCGGGCTGGACCGAATCGACCGTGGGGGCCAAGACCCTGGAAGAGCTGCCAGCCAATGCCCGTGCTTACATCAAGCGCGTTGAACAGCTGATTGGCGCACCGATCGACATTATTTCGACGGGCCCTGACCGTAACGAGACCATCGTGCTGCGTCACCCGTTCGCGTAA